The segment CGTCCTCCCGGGCCACGCCGAAGGCGTCCGCCCGCAGCAGGGTCCGCTCGGCCCAGGCGCGGTGCGGTTTCACCTCGTTCATCTTGTTCGTGTACGCGGAGCGCAGCACCCCGCCGCCGCCGCGCTCCGGGCGCAGGATGTCCTGCGCGTCACTGAACTCCTCGTGGCTGACCACGGAGAGCGCGTGCACGGGCAGAACGTGCGAGGGGTGGATGCACGTCTTGCCGGTGAGTCCGTTGGCGCGGTCGAGTTCGATCTCCCGGAGCAGTCCGTCGAGGTCGTGCTCGATGAGGGCGGTGCGCAGTTCGTCGGCGCGGCCCTCCATGAAGGGGCTGCGCCGCAGCTGGGGTTTGAACATCCGCTCCTGGAGGCGGAAGTACTCCCAGACGGGTCCGGTGACGGTGTAGCCGGTGCCGTCGGCGCGGCCGAGGACATTGACGACGTCCGCGATCACGGCCGCGACGATCTGGACGTCGTACGCGGTCATGTCGGGCGAGCGGCGCAGCCCGTACGCGGAGCAGAAGTCGGTGACCCCCAGCCGCAGGGCGAGCACCCGGTCGCGGTACTTGTCGACGGTGGCGGCTATGCCGGCCAGGGCCTGGCGGCGGGTCTCCAGATGCAGCAGCTCCGGGGACTCCAGTACCGGCATGGCGAACAGTCGCTGACCGCTCGCCGCCTCGGCGGCGGTGAGGGCCTCCAGGAAGGGGGTGCCGCGCTCCTCGGTGAACTTGGGCAGTACGAATCCGGACACCCGGCGAATCGATTCTCCGAAGCGTCGGGCCAGGTCGGGGATCTGGGCCGGCTCCCGGACCCGGATGAACAGCAGCGGTGGTTCGGCACCGGCCGCGGCCCGGGCGTCGAGATCGGCGAACTGCCGGACGAGATTCTCCTCGGCGGCAGGCACCTCGGCGTCGTCGATGGAATCCTCCAGGCAGACGACCATGGAGACGACGCCCGCCGCGACCTGCTTGAGGACATCGTCGGCGAGGCGGGGCCTGGTGGCCGGGCTGTAGAGGGTGGCGCCGAGGGCCGCGGCGAGCACTCCGGCGGGGGAAGCCGCCGTGAACTCGACCGGTTCGCGGTGGAACAGGCGCTGCCTTACGGCAGGCGAAAGCTGCCCGAAATGACGCATCAATGTCCCCCGTACTGGATGGCGGCCCGCCGGAACGACGTGGCCGGTAATAGTACGTACGAAAGCATGGCGGGGGTTCCCCGCCCGGGTGAACGCGGGGTGACGCGGGAGCGTCGTCCGTCCGGACGGTCCCCGGACGGGCACCCGGGCGGCCCGGGTCCGTCCCGCCCGGGGACCGTCCGGACGGCGGTGGGAGCACCCGGACCGGAGCCGATGCCGGTACGGGTGCCGGTGCCGGAGCCGATCCAGGTACCGGTACGGGTGCCGGAGCCGATCCGGGAGCCGGTACGGGTACGGGTACGGGCGTTCCGGCCGGGGGCCCGCATTGTCCGCCCGGCCCCGGGGGAGGCAGGATGGCGGACATGACGCAAGCGATGGTGAAGGGCTCGAACGTCGCTCTGGACGCCCCGGCCGTACGGGCGGTGCTGCGGTGGACCCCGGGCACGGGGGTGCCCGATGTGGACGCCTCCGCGCTGCTGCTGGGTGCGGACGCCCGGGTCCGTACCGACGAGGACTTCGTCTTCTACAACCAGCCGCGGCACCCTTCCGGCCTGGTGCGCAGGCTGTCCAAGAAGCGGGTCGGGGAGCGGCTGACGGACACCGTCGAGGCGGATCTCGCCGCGCTGGACGCCTCCGTCGACCAGATCGTGCTGGCCGCCTCCTCGGACGGCGACACCTTCCGGCTGGTGACCGATCTGCGGATCGCGCTGTACGACGCGTCGACCGCGGACGCGGGGGCGGAGCCGCTCGCGGTGTTCGACGTACTGCCGGAGACCGGTGCGGAGAACGCGATCATCTGCGGTGAGCTGTACCGGCGCGGCGACACCTGGAAGTTCCGTGCCGTGGCGCAGGGGTATCCGACCGGTCTGGTGGGGCTGGCCACGGCCTTCGGGATCTCGGTGGACGAATCGGAGCCGGAGGCCACCGCCGCACCGGGCCCGGAGCCGGAGACCGTCGCCCGGCCCGCGGCGGGGCCGCCGGTCCCCCAGGCACCGCCGCCCCCGGCCCGGCCGCCGGGCGGCCGGCCCGCCCACGCCTATCCGGGTCCGGCCCGGGTCCCCGGGCCCGGCGCCCCCGCCGGGCAGGAGTTCCGGCTGCCGCCGATGGGTCCGCAGTTCCTTCGCGCCTGACCCCGGCCGCGCCGGGCGGTCGAGGAGGACGGGGCCGCCGCCGGGTGCCCGGGGCGCCGCGCGGCAGGCCTTGCTCCCCGGGCTCCCGCAGGGTCCGCGGGGGTGGCGGCCCGTGCTCCCTCGGGCGGCCCGGGGCGGGCCGTCCCCGCCGGTGACCGCCCCCCGGACTGTGCCGTGCCCTGTGCCGTGCTCTGTGCCGCGGGCTGTGGCGTGTGCCGTGCCGTGGTGTGCGGAGTGGGCCGTGCCGTGGACTACGCCTTGGTCTATGCCTTGGTGGTCTATGCCTTGGTCTTGTAGCCGCGACCCCATTGGAGACCCCATCCGTACAGCCGGTCGAGCTCTGCCTGGAAGCCGTAGACGAACTTCACCTCGCGGCGGACGATCATCTGGCCCTTGACGTTCTCCATGCTGAACACGGCGCAGGAGCGGGCCTGTGGAGCCCGTTCGTCCAGTTCCACGATGACCCGGGGGCCGCTGCTGGGGTAGAGCGTGACAATGGCGTGCGTACGGTCGAAAGCCGGGGTCTGGTCGTAGATGTAGACGAAGAACAGCAGTCGTCTGATCTCGGCGTGATGATCCAGATTGACATAGATCGTCTCACCGGAGCCGGAACCGAAGCGGTCGTCGCCACTGCCCTTGACATACGGCGGCTCGTTCGTGGAGCCGAGGAAGCCGCCGAGCGGCTGGACCACGCCCTTGGTGCCGTCGGCGAGCTCGTACAGACAGCCGAGGTCGAGGTCGACATTGACCATGCCCTGGGTATGGGCCTGGACGACCTCGGGCTGGAAGAGTTTGAACGGATGCCGGAAGAGCTGTCCGCTCTCCTTGGAGCGGCCCTCGATGTCCGAGGTCCGCATCCGCCAGGACAGATTGACCCGCAGATGGCCGGTGGCCGCTCCCTGTTCGGTCAGGGAGACCGCCGGTCGCCGCTTCGTCAGGGCGATCGCGTTCGCCGCCGCGGTGCCCAGGTCGAACTGGTTCGACCTGCCCCGCAGGAGACCGTCCCAGAAGGCCATGTGTCGCCACCCCCAGTGGTGTGTCGGTGGGCCCCTCGCCCACGGACCGTCCTTCGGACCCTTCGTGCCCGCTCTCCCCGCCGGCCTCCGCCCCCTGACGGGCGCCGCGCGGGGCGGCTCCGGAGCCCGTGCCCCGGAACCGCCCCGCAGAGAGCGTTCCGCAATACTCCGGCCGTCACACCCCGGCTTCGGAGTGTGGCCGGGCCTTTTCGTCCTCGGCCGCCAGCCGCTTGTTGCGCTGGAGCGAGGACCAGAAGGACCAGCCGATCAGCGCCACCCCGATGAAACCGGTGATGAGCTCGTTGACCTCGAAACGGATGGTGACCAGCAGGAGGGTGGCGAGCGCGCCGATGGCGTAATGCGCGCCGTGCTCCAGGTAGACGTAGTCGTCGAGGGTGCCCTGGCGGACCAGGTAGACCGTCAGCGAACGGACGTACATGGCACCGACGCCGAGACCGATGGCCATCAGCACGATGTCGTTGGTGATGGCGAAGGCGCCGATGACCCCGTCGAAGGAGAACGAGGCGTCGAGGACCTCCAGATAGAGGAACATGAAGAAGGCGGCCTTGCCGCCGACCTGGAGGGCGGTGACCCGCTTGCCGCTCTTACGGGCCGCCTCCTCGGCCTCGTGCTCGCGCTCCTCCGACTCTTCGAGTTTGTTCTCGAAGTAGCCGGAGAGACCGCCGACGATGAGGTACGTGATCAGACCGGCGACACCGGAGAGCAGTACGGTCTCGGTCTTGTCCTGCGCCCCAGCGTGCGTGTGGGCCTCGGGGGCCAGGAAGACCGCGCTGATCAGCAGCACGATCAGGGAGATGCAGACCGACAGCATGTCGACCTTGCCGAGCTTGGCCAGCGGCCGCTCCAGCCAACCGAGCCATTTGATGTCCCGGTCCTCGAAGATGAAGTCCAGGAAGATCATCAGCAGGAACATGCCGCCGAAGGCGGCGATGGACGCATGGGCGTCCGTGACCAGCTGTTCGTACTTCTCCTTGTCGTTGAAGGCCAGTTCGACCGCCTCGATGGGGCCGAGGCTCGCCGAGACGGCGACAATGACGACGGGGAAGACGAGCCGCATGCCGAAGACGGCGATAAGAATGCCGATGGTGAGGAAGATGCGCTGCCAGAAGGCGTTCATCTTCTTCAGGATTCCGGCGTTGACCACCGCGTTGTCGAACGAGAGCGAGATCTCCAGGACGCAGAGGATCGCCACGATACCGAAGGCGGTCCATCCGTCGTAGATCACCGCTGCGACCAGGCCGAGCGCGGTGACCGCGAACGACCAGCCGAAGGTTTTCAGAACCACTGCTACCCAATCGTGTTAGGTGGGGGTCCCCCGAAGCCCCCCGGGCAGCCCGTGGGAGGGTTCTCCCCGCGCAGCCGGGGCGAGTTCACCCCCGCCCCGTGCGCGGCTTTACGAAACATTGACCCCGAAGTCTAGAGCGATGCCGCGCAGGCCCGACGCGTACCCCTGGCCCACTGCACGGAACTTCCACTCGGCACCGTACCGATACAACTCACCGAAGATCATCGCGGTTTCGGTGGAGGCGTCCTCGCTGAGGTCGTACCGGGCCAGCTCCTGTCCGTCGGCCTGATTGACCACCCGGATAAAGGCATTGCTGACCTGGCCGAACGTCTGGCCGCGGTTATCCGCGTCATGGATGGAGACCGGGAAAACGATCTTGTCGACGGCGGGCGGCACCTGACTGAGGTCCACGATCAGCGATTCGTCGTCGCCGTCGCCCTCACCCGTCAGATTGTCACCGGTGTGCTCGACGGAACCGTCCGGGCTTCTGAGGTTGTTGTAGAAGATGAAGTAGTCGTCGCCCATGACACGGCCGTTGTTGCACATCAACGCGCTGGCGTCGAGGTCGAAATCGGACCCGGTGGTGGAACGTGCGTCCCAGCCGAGGCCGATGAGTACCTGGGTGAGATTCGGTGCGGCCTTGGAGAGGGAGACATTGCCTCCCTTGGCGAGCGTGACGCCCATGATCTGGTCCTCCCCAAAAGACGTGTGTCGTCGCTGCATGCCCCTGCCCCGCATGCATGCCCCCGAAGACGCGACCGCAACGCGCCCGGCCCCGAGAGGAACGTCCGGCGCCGCACGGACGAGGTGCGGCGCCGGACGGTGGTGTGGTTCCGGTCAGACGTTGACGCCGAAGTCCTGGGCGATACCGCGCAGGCCGGAGGCGTACCCCTGGCCGATGGCACGAAACTTCCACTCGGCGCCGTGGCGGTACAGCTCGCCGAAGACCATGGCGGTCTCGGTCGAGGCGTCCTCGGTCAGGTCGTAACGCGCCAGCTCGTTGTTGTCGGCCTGGTTGACGACGCGGATGAACGCGTTGCGGACCTGGCCGAAGGACTGCTGGCGGTTCTCGGCATCGTAGATCGACACCGGGAAGACGATCTTGTCGACATCGGCGGGCACGCCCGCGAGGTTGACCTTGATCTGCTCGTCGTCGCCTTCGCCCTCACCGGTGAGGTTGTCGCCGGTGTGCTCGACGGAGCCGTCGGGGCTCTTGAGGTTGTTGAAGAAGACGAAGTTCCCGTCGCCGGCGACCTTGCCCTCGGTATTGGTCAGCAGGGCGCTGGCGTCCAGGTCGAAGTCCGCGCCGGTGGTGGTACGGATGTCCCAGCCGAGGCCGACCGTAACGGCGGTCAGTCCGGGTGCGGCCTTGGTCAGCGAGACGTTGCCGCCCTTGCTGAGGCTGACTCCCACGAGTCCCTCCATAAGTGATCAGGGGCAGCGCCCCCGTAGTACGTCGCGTGTCGGATCAACAAGTGGATCCTAGTGACCGGTTCCCCGGCGAAACAGGTTTTCGGACGGGCGGCCGTCCGTTCCGTCCCGGTTGTTACGCCAGGTTTTGCCCGTTCGTCACAGAGTCTCCAGCGCCTTGGCGTAGTCGTGCGGATCACGGGCGTCCGGCAGGGCGTTCACCACGCTCCAGCGGACGACGCCCGCCTTGTCGATGACGAAGGTGCCGCG is part of the Streptomyces qinzhouensis genome and harbors:
- a CDS encoding TerD family protein, yielding MGVSLSKGGNVSLTKAAPGLTAVTVGLGWDIRTTTGADFDLDASALLTNTEGKVAGDGNFVFFNNLKSPDGSVEHTGDNLTGEGEGDDEQIKVNLAGVPADVDKIVFPVSIYDAENRQQSFGQVRNAFIRVVNQADNNELARYDLTEDASTETAMVFGELYRHGAEWKFRAIGQGYASGLRGIAQDFGVNV
- a CDS encoding HpcH/HpaI aldolase/citrate lyase family protein; its protein translation is MRHFGQLSPAVRQRLFHREPVEFTAASPAGVLAAALGATLYSPATRPRLADDVLKQVAAGVVSMVVCLEDSIDDAEVPAAEENLVRQFADLDARAAAGAEPPLLFIRVREPAQIPDLARRFGESIRRVSGFVLPKFTEERGTPFLEALTAAEAASGQRLFAMPVLESPELLHLETRRQALAGIAATVDKYRDRVLALRLGVTDFCSAYGLRRSPDMTAYDVQIVAAVIADVVNVLGRADGTGYTVTGPVWEYFRLQERMFKPQLRRSPFMEGRADELRTALIEHDLDGLLREIELDRANGLTGKTCIHPSHVLPVHALSVVSHEEFSDAQDILRPERGGGGVLRSAYTNKMNEVKPHRAWAERTLLRADAFGVAREDVGFVELLTAGHSAS
- a CDS encoding TerD family protein translates to MTQAMVKGSNVALDAPAVRAVLRWTPGTGVPDVDASALLLGADARVRTDEDFVFYNQPRHPSGLVRRLSKKRVGERLTDTVEADLAALDASVDQIVLAASSDGDTFRLVTDLRIALYDASTADAGAEPLAVFDVLPETGAENAIICGELYRRGDTWKFRAVAQGYPTGLVGLATAFGISVDESEPEATAAPGPEPETVARPAAGPPVPQAPPPPARPPGGRPAHAYPGPARVPGPGAPAGQEFRLPPMGPQFLRA
- a CDS encoding Tellurium resistance, coding for MAFWDGLLRGRSNQFDLGTAAANAIALTKRRPAVSLTEQGAATGHLRVNLSWRMRTSDIEGRSKESGQLFRHPFKLFQPEVVQAHTQGMVNVDLDLGCLYELADGTKGVVQPLGGFLGSTNEPPYVKGSGDDRFGSGSGETIYVNLDHHAEIRRLLFFVYIYDQTPAFDRTHAIVTLYPSSGPRVIVELDERAPQARSCAVFSMENVKGQMIVRREVKFVYGFQAELDRLYGWGLQWGRGYKTKA
- a CDS encoding TerD family protein, which gives rise to MGVTLAKGGNVSLSKAAPNLTQVLIGLGWDARSTTGSDFDLDASALMCNNGRVMGDDYFIFYNNLRSPDGSVEHTGDNLTGEGDGDDESLIVDLSQVPPAVDKIVFPVSIHDADNRGQTFGQVSNAFIRVVNQADGQELARYDLSEDASTETAMIFGELYRYGAEWKFRAVGQGYASGLRGIALDFGVNVS
- a CDS encoding DUF475 domain-containing protein, with the translated sequence MVLKTFGWSFAVTALGLVAAVIYDGWTAFGIVAILCVLEISLSFDNAVVNAGILKKMNAFWQRIFLTIGILIAVFGMRLVFPVVIVAVSASLGPIEAVELAFNDKEKYEQLVTDAHASIAAFGGMFLLMIFLDFIFEDRDIKWLGWLERPLAKLGKVDMLSVCISLIVLLISAVFLAPEAHTHAGAQDKTETVLLSGVAGLITYLIVGGLSGYFENKLEESEEREHEAEEAARKSGKRVTALQVGGKAAFFMFLYLEVLDASFSFDGVIGAFAITNDIVLMAIGLGVGAMYVRSLTVYLVRQGTLDDYVYLEHGAHYAIGALATLLLVTIRFEVNELITGFIGVALIGWSFWSSLQRNKRLAAEDEKARPHSEAGV